The following are encoded together in the Candidatus Methylomirabilis oxygeniifera genome:
- a CDS encoding conserved protein of unknown function (Evidence 4 : Homologs of previously reported genes of unknown function) has protein sequence MQIQIEEVERSCLRLVVRAIRDYHKEAVKIFREETDLAADVAEDITREALDFLGLSRVHIRLYGKIDYKRAALVFLPDRETEVALMIDSKAEKDGNTATIQMSQTSMEVRQHRAGKVEKVKGGLPTFIERSGVKMQTVTIVVKYIYKGDGKGSLLKQIKIACIPSGVFQDQYNPDENDTIWRVGRNAPTLGEDFRVRLSFSALHQKAAWRVVTL, from the coding sequence ATGCAGATTCAGATTGAGGAGGTAGAACGCTCGTGCCTTCGCCTGGTTGTTCGGGCGATCCGCGACTATCACAAAGAGGCGGTCAAAATATTCCGCGAGGAAACTGATCTGGCCGCTGATGTTGCAGAAGACATTACCCGGGAGGCGTTAGATTTCCTCGGACTTTCACGAGTGCATATCCGCCTGTACGGAAAAATCGATTATAAACGGGCCGCTCTCGTGTTTCTGCCAGATAGAGAAACGGAAGTTGCCTTAATGATTGACTCGAAGGCTGAAAAGGACGGTAACACAGCCACGATTCAGATGTCGCAAACGTCAATGGAAGTGCGGCAGCACAGGGCTGGAAAGGTCGAAAAAGTTAAGGGCGGCTTGCCGACCTTCATTGAAAGGTCTGGCGTGAAGATGCAGACGGTGACAATAGTCGTTAAATACATTTACAAGGGCGATGGGAAGGGGTCGTTGCTGAAGCAGATAAAGATAGCTTGTATCCCAAGCGGGGTGTTTCAAGATCAATACAACCCGGACGAAAACGATACCATTTGGAGGGTCGGCCGCAACGCACCCACCCTCGGCGAGGACTTCCGGGTTCGGTTATCGTTCTCTGCTTTGCACCAAAAGGCGGCGTGGCGGGTCGTCACCTTATAG
- a CDS encoding protein of unknown function (Evidence 5 : No homology to any previously reported sequences): protein MILKHPAWDTSYLYLLQQRPLPIALVNVFNDYCHRLHLHARPFNEGRQAALNFFDLSSPVLPHFH from the coding sequence TTGATCTTGAAACACCCCGCTTGGGATACAAGCTATCTTTATCTGCTTCAGCAACGACCCCTTCCCATCGCCCTTGTAAATGTATTTAACGACTATTGTCACCGTCTGCATCTTCACGCCAGACCTTTCAATGAAGGTCGGCAAGCCGCCCTTAACTTTTTCGACCTTTCCAGCCCTGTGCTGCCGCACTTCCATTGA
- the pilT gene encoding Twitching mobility protein has product MPFDLDGLLRLAIEQRASDLHLKVGAPPLLRVDHQLIPVQDRPYLTQADLDATVGLVTTELQRQQFVQHRELDVSYGVAGLGRFRTNLFQQRGTVGATFRVIPLTVDTIEELNLPSIIGKLAMEPRGMVLVTGTAGSGKSTTLAAMIGHINNNRTGHIVTIEDPIEFLHADNRCLINQREVGIDTESFAGALRSALRQDPDVILVGEMRDFDTISTAIVAAETGHLVLSTLHTIDAAETVNRIIAIFPPYQQKQIRLQLAALLRGVISMRLIPRIDGVGRVPAVEVMVATATIRECIADTDKTRKIPEVIAAGTSEYGMQTFDQSLMSLFQRGLVSYEEALRWSSNPNDFALKVRGIESAADQSWTPERKGQPRERKLH; this is encoded by the coding sequence ATGCCTTTCGATCTTGATGGACTGCTGAGACTGGCCATTGAACAACGCGCCTCGGACCTCCACCTGAAAGTCGGCGCTCCGCCTCTTCTCCGAGTCGACCATCAGCTTATTCCGGTGCAAGATCGACCGTATCTCACCCAGGCCGACCTCGACGCGACGGTCGGCCTGGTGACGACCGAGTTGCAGCGGCAGCAGTTTGTGCAACATCGGGAACTGGACGTCAGTTATGGTGTCGCCGGGTTGGGGCGGTTTCGCACCAATCTCTTTCAGCAGCGCGGAACGGTGGGGGCCACCTTTCGGGTCATCCCGCTCACAGTTGACACGATCGAAGAGCTGAACCTTCCGTCGATCATCGGGAAGTTGGCGATGGAACCCAGAGGGATGGTATTGGTCACCGGGACCGCAGGAAGCGGAAAATCGACGACCCTCGCAGCGATGATCGGTCACATCAACAACAATAGAACCGGCCACATCGTCACCATCGAGGACCCGATCGAGTTCCTCCATGCGGACAATCGGTGCTTGATCAACCAGCGGGAGGTTGGAATCGATACGGAGTCGTTCGCCGGGGCACTGCGCAGCGCGCTTCGCCAGGACCCGGATGTGATCCTGGTGGGAGAAATGCGCGACTTCGACACGATCAGTACGGCCATTGTAGCGGCCGAGACGGGCCACTTGGTGTTGAGTACCCTGCACACTATCGATGCCGCCGAAACGGTCAACCGCATCATCGCGATCTTTCCGCCCTATCAGCAGAAGCAGATCCGGTTACAACTCGCTGCGCTGCTTCGGGGAGTCATCTCGATGCGCTTGATCCCGCGAATCGACGGCGTAGGACGCGTGCCGGCAGTCGAGGTGATGGTTGCCACCGCGACCATTCGGGAATGTATCGCTGATACCGACAAGACCAGAAAGATTCCGGAGGTTATCGCGGCCGGGACGTCGGAGTATGGGATGCAGACCTTCGACCAATCGCTCATGAGCCTGTTCCAACGGGGCCTGGTGAGTTACGAGGAGGCACTGAGATGGAGCAGCAACCCCAACGACTTCGCGCTCAAGGTTCGAGGGATCGAGAGTGCGGCGGATCAATCCTGGACTCCGGAACGAAAGGGACAGCCTCGCGAACGAAAGCTTCACTGA
- a CDS encoding protein of unknown function (Evidence 5 : No homology to any previously reported sequences): MRGFTGAEVRIALDRLKEEGYLNDRRFASAWAKGRLWTKPMGPYRLSRELEVKGVETQLVREVLEDVYEEGEEPVARRAMAGKLSALGGRPVPSRTASVARFLHRRGFSGEMIRQLLHEEQ, encoded by the coding sequence GTGAGGGGATTTACTGGCGCAGAAGTACGGATAGCCCTTGATCGATTGAAAGAGGAAGGGTACCTGAACGATCGACGATTCGCAAGCGCTTGGGCCAAGGGCCGCCTGTGGACAAAGCCGATGGGCCCGTATCGTCTGAGTAGGGAACTCGAGGTCAAAGGGGTTGAGACGCAACTCGTGCGAGAGGTCCTGGAAGACGTGTACGAAGAGGGCGAAGAGCCGGTGGCCCGCCGGGCGATGGCAGGCAAACTCTCAGCGCTTGGTGGCCGGCCGGTTCCATCGCGAACCGCCTCGGTGGCGCGGTTTCTCCACCGAAGAGGATTTTCAGGCGAAATGATCCGGCAACTGCTTCACGAGGAGCAATAG
- a CDS encoding conserved exported protein of unknown function (Evidence 4 : Homologs of previously reported genes of unknown function) produces the protein MPKRTSKKPPSDINLLAVSVVQAATGEKPASESIPQKNPAAVALGRLGGLKGGKARAKKLSAKTRSLIAKKAAKARWARQK, from the coding sequence ATGCCTAAGCGCACAAGCAAGAAGCCGCCCTCTGATATTAACCTGCTCGCCGTCTCAGTCGTTCAGGCGGCAACCGGAGAGAAACCCGCTAGTGAGAGCATCCCGCAAAAGAACCCTGCCGCTGTAGCCCTGGGTCGATTGGGTGGGCTGAAGGGTGGGAAGGCCAGGGCCAAGAAACTCTCTGCGAAGACAAGATCATTAATCGCCAAGAAAGCCGCGAAGGCCCGTTGGGCTAGACAGAAGTAG
- the alaS gene encoding alanyl-tRNA synthetase (Evidence 2a : Function of homologous gene experimentally demonstrated in an other organism; PubMedId : 7773747, 8274143; Product type e : enzyme): MMSRLTGGEIRERFLRFFERNGHTVVASSSLVPAGDPTLLFTNAGMVPFKGVFLGTDPRPYRRAVSIQKCLRVSGKHNDLENVGRTARHHTFFEMLGNFSFGDYFKEGAIEYGWAFLTCELELPADRLWATIYKDDDAAGELWQRLTGLPSDRIVRLGEKDNFWSMGETGPCGPCSELIFDQGPTIGCGRPTCTIECGCDRYLELWNLVFMQFNRDASGTLTPLPKPSIDTGAGLERMAAVCQGVTSNFESDLIRPLIATVEELSQKRYGADEKDDISMRVIADHARAVTFALADGVLPSNEGRGYVLRRILRRALRHGRLLGLDEPFLASTTHRVIDLMTDAYPELPASRAHVERLAWIEEDRFGIVLREALPRLHDLIEKIKSQTAEQAILPGSKLFELYDTYGVPRDLIDEIAVEQSVGCDWNGFEIELRHQRETSRAHLKAFGDVQGVAEAFHDLVKTRRTVFLGYERLDLEASVVAVIVGGTQVDRMGVGQEGEVVLDQTPFYAESGGQVGDAGYLRGDGVLAEVLDTKRPLAGLIVHRVRVKRGEFRSGQRLLASVEADRRSTTVKNHTATHLVHAALRQILGDHVRQEGSLVAPDRLRFDFRHYGPVSPAEITQIEEMVNAKLWANVPVVVEEMRLDEALAKGALAFFGDKYGDEVRVVGVADFSIELCGGTHTKSTGEIGLLKIAHETGVAAGIRRIEALTGPGAFQYLKREGEVLRESADRLKSKPLEVPEKVERLFDSARAFEREVQRLRAKLGAEMAEELLNKATRVSGVMVVAGLVEQCDQRALRELVDRVKTKIESGVIVLATSLDGRVGWVAAVTPDLTSRLHAGKLVKEVANITGGSGGGRADLAEAGGKNLDELDRALQLVPELVKQALA; the protein is encoded by the coding sequence ATGATGTCACGGTTGACAGGCGGAGAGATCCGCGAGCGATTCCTGCGCTTTTTTGAGCGGAATGGCCATACGGTGGTGGCCAGTTCGTCATTAGTCCCGGCCGGCGATCCGACACTGCTCTTCACCAATGCCGGGATGGTACCGTTTAAGGGGGTCTTTCTGGGGACCGATCCGCGTCCCTACCGGCGCGCCGTCTCTATTCAAAAGTGTTTGCGCGTCAGCGGTAAACATAACGATCTGGAGAATGTCGGTCGAACCGCCCGTCACCATACCTTCTTTGAGATGCTCGGCAATTTCTCGTTCGGCGATTACTTCAAGGAGGGCGCCATTGAATATGGCTGGGCGTTCCTGACGTGCGAGCTGGAGCTGCCTGCGGATCGGCTGTGGGCCACCATTTATAAAGATGACGATGCGGCGGGCGAACTGTGGCAGCGGCTGACCGGACTGCCGTCTGATCGCATCGTTCGCCTGGGGGAAAAAGATAATTTCTGGTCGATGGGCGAGACCGGTCCATGCGGGCCCTGCTCCGAGTTGATCTTCGACCAGGGTCCGACAATCGGGTGCGGACGGCCGACCTGTACTATTGAGTGCGGGTGCGATCGATATCTTGAGCTGTGGAACCTGGTATTCATGCAGTTCAATCGCGACGCCTCAGGAACCCTCACGCCGCTCCCGAAGCCGAGTATCGACACGGGAGCCGGATTGGAGCGGATGGCCGCGGTGTGCCAGGGAGTCACGAGTAATTTTGAGAGCGACCTGATCCGCCCGCTGATCGCAACGGTAGAGGAGCTGTCGCAGAAGCGTTACGGGGCGGACGAGAAGGATGATATATCGATGCGGGTCATCGCCGATCACGCGAGGGCGGTGACCTTCGCGTTGGCCGACGGTGTGTTGCCCAGCAACGAAGGGCGAGGCTACGTGCTACGTCGGATCCTCCGGCGCGCGCTTCGACATGGTCGGCTCCTCGGACTGGATGAGCCGTTCCTGGCCTCCACGACCCACAGGGTGATCGACCTGATGACGGACGCCTATCCGGAGCTTCCGGCCAGCAGGGCGCATGTCGAGCGTCTCGCCTGGATCGAGGAGGACCGCTTCGGCATTGTGCTGCGCGAGGCGCTGCCCCGACTGCATGACCTGATCGAGAAGATCAAATCCCAGACAGCGGAGCAGGCCATCCTTCCAGGGTCAAAGCTTTTTGAGCTGTACGATACATATGGAGTACCGCGCGACCTGATCGATGAGATCGCCGTTGAGCAGTCGGTCGGATGCGATTGGAACGGATTCGAGATCGAGTTGAGACACCAGAGGGAAACGTCACGGGCGCATCTGAAAGCGTTCGGGGACGTTCAGGGGGTTGCAGAAGCGTTTCACGACCTTGTGAAGACGAGGCGAACAGTGTTCCTGGGCTATGAGCGTCTCGATCTGGAGGCGTCGGTAGTTGCGGTCATCGTTGGCGGCACACAGGTCGATCGGATGGGTGTGGGACAGGAAGGCGAGGTTGTCCTTGACCAGACTCCGTTCTATGCCGAATCCGGTGGACAGGTGGGTGATGCCGGATATCTTCGAGGCGATGGAGTCCTTGCGGAGGTCCTGGATACGAAACGGCCGTTGGCCGGATTGATCGTCCACCGTGTTCGAGTGAAGCGAGGCGAGTTCAGGAGTGGCCAGCGACTCCTTGCCTCGGTTGAGGCTGATCGGCGCAGTACGACGGTCAAGAACCACACAGCAACCCACCTCGTCCACGCGGCTCTGCGACAGATCCTTGGCGATCATGTGCGACAGGAAGGCTCGTTGGTTGCGCCGGATCGCTTGCGCTTTGACTTTCGCCACTATGGGCCGGTGAGTCCCGCCGAGATCACTCAGATCGAAGAGATGGTCAATGCGAAGCTCTGGGCGAACGTGCCCGTGGTGGTCGAAGAGATGCGGCTGGATGAGGCGCTGGCGAAAGGCGCCCTGGCCTTCTTCGGCGACAAGTACGGGGATGAGGTGCGGGTGGTCGGCGTCGCCGATTTCAGTATTGAGCTGTGCGGAGGGACGCATACCAAGTCGACGGGGGAGATCGGTCTGTTGAAGATCGCGCATGAGACAGGCGTGGCCGCCGGCATACGCCGGATTGAGGCCTTGACCGGCCCAGGCGCCTTTCAGTACCTCAAGCGCGAGGGAGAGGTCCTGCGGGAATCGGCCGATCGATTGAAAAGTAAGCCGCTTGAGGTTCCCGAAAAGGTTGAGCGCCTCTTTGATTCGGCGCGCGCCTTCGAACGCGAGGTCCAGCGGTTGCGCGCCAAGTTGGGCGCAGAAATGGCGGAGGAGTTGCTGAACAAGGCAACCCGGGTCTCCGGTGTCATGGTGGTGGCGGGCCTAGTGGAGCAGTGTGATCAGCGGGCGCTACGGGAACTCGTCGATCGAGTCAAGACGAAGATCGAGAGTGGAGTTATCGTTCTGGCAACGTCCCTGGACGGACGGGTAGGCTGGGTAGCAGCCGTGACGCCGGACCTTACCTCTCGACTGCACGCCGGAAAATTGGTGAAGGAAGTCGCAAATATCACCGGGGGGAGCGGCGGTGGCAGGGCTGATCTCGCCGAAGCCGGCGGGAAAAACCTCGATGAGTTGGATCGAGCGCTTCAGCTTGTCCCGGAGTTGGTCAAACAGGCTCTCGCATGA